From Streptomyces sp. NBC_00370, a single genomic window includes:
- a CDS encoding DsbA family protein has translation MQVGRRRPVRGAALLAGVLALVCVAGCGARDPDRARSGEGRGGRGAAAVSAEGSAERLERDGTTITVGDSAAEHAFMLYEDPRCPVCQEFELTGGAKTIMASVRKGELRVQYTLASFLDDRLGGHGSVKAVNALRAALEQGKFAEYHDVLYANQPPEEVDGFTDGELLALASKVPGLRSERFDSAVRTMRYRDFVEASEKAYEADGAGGTPELRVDGIVLPDGARGLIFDKESTSKLIDIAMGRFRPDPPRMPAEG, from the coding sequence ATGCAGGTGGGAAGACGAAGACCGGTACGTGGCGCCGCGTTGCTGGCGGGGGTCCTGGCGTTGGTCTGTGTCGCGGGGTGCGGGGCGCGTGACCCCGACAGGGCGCGGTCTGGTGAGGGGCGCGGCGGGCGTGGGGCGGCTGCTGTCTCGGCGGAGGGGTCGGCTGAGCGGCTGGAGCGGGACGGGACCACCATCACCGTGGGCGATTCGGCCGCCGAGCATGCGTTCATGCTGTACGAAGATCCCCGTTGTCCGGTCTGCCAGGAGTTCGAATTGACCGGGGGTGCCAAGACGATCATGGCGTCCGTGCGGAAGGGCGAACTGAGGGTCCAGTACACCTTGGCTTCCTTCCTGGACGACAGACTGGGGGGACACGGGTCGGTCAAGGCGGTGAACGCGCTGCGCGCCGCTCTGGAACAGGGGAAATTCGCGGAGTACCACGACGTGCTCTACGCGAACCAGCCCCCTGAGGAAGTCGACGGGTTCACCGACGGCGAGTTGCTCGCGCTCGCCTCGAAGGTGCCGGGTCTGCGGAGCGAGAGGTTCGACTCGGCGGTCAGGACGATGCGTTACCGGGACTTCGTCGAAGCGTCGGAAAAGGCCTACGAGGCGGACGGCGCCGGCGGGACACCCGAGTTGCGGGTCGACGGGATCGTTCTCCCTGACGGGGCGCGAGGGTTGATTTTCGACAAGGAGTCGACCTCGAAGCTCATCGACATCGCCATGGGCCGGTTCCGGCCGGACCCGCCACGAATGCCCGCCGAGGGCTGA
- a CDS encoding DinB family protein has product MRRVPATGDEKESLYVSLDRHRDAVLWKLDGLDEEQVRRRMTPSGTSLLGLVKHLACNEYGWFCETFGRGIETLWFDPEAGEDMSVEPDESTAKIVHFYGRSRTEADKVISELALDDVGTSWRGETVSMRWALIHMIEETARHAGHMDILRELVDGATGDHPPL; this is encoded by the coding sequence ATGCGACGTGTGCCGGCTACCGGCGACGAGAAGGAAAGTCTGTACGTCAGTCTCGACCGGCATCGTGACGCGGTGTTGTGGAAGCTCGACGGGCTTGACGAGGAGCAGGTGCGGCGGCGGATGACGCCGTCGGGGACGTCGTTGCTCGGGTTGGTGAAGCATCTGGCGTGCAACGAGTACGGGTGGTTCTGCGAGACGTTCGGGCGCGGCATCGAGACGCTGTGGTTCGATCCCGAGGCCGGGGAGGACATGAGCGTCGAGCCCGACGAGAGCACCGCGAAGATCGTGCACTTCTACGGGCGTTCGCGGACCGAGGCCGACAAGGTGATCTCGGAGCTGGCGCTCGACGATGTCGGGACGTCCTGGCGGGGCGAGACCGTGTCGATGCGGTGGGCGCTGATTCACATGATCGAGGAGACCGCGCGGCACGCCGGGCATATGGATATTTTGCGTGAGCTCGTCGACGGCGCCACGGGTGATCATCCGCCGCTGTAA